A single window of Flavobacterium aestivum DNA harbors:
- the aspS gene encoding aspartate--tRNA ligase, producing the protein MYRSHNCGELNASHINTEVTLAGWVQKSRDKGFMNWVDLRDRYGITQLIFDESRTVKEVFEAAKTLGREYVIQVKGTVIEREAKNKNIPTGEIEILVLELNILNSALTPPFTIEDETDGGEDIRMKYRYLDIRRNPVKNSLLFRHKVAMEVRKYLSDLDFCEVETPYLIKSTPEGARDFVVPSRMNEGQFYALPQSPQTFKQLLMVGGMDKYFQIVKCFRDEDLRADRQPEFTQIDCEMAFVEQEDILNVFEGLTRHLLKELKGIEVDKFPRITYDYAMKTYGNDKPDIRFGMEFGELNQFAQHKEFPVFNAAELVVGIAVPGAGNYTRKEIDALIDWVKRPQVGASGMVYVKCNEDGTYKSSVDKFYDQDDLTNWAKTTGAKPGDMIFVLSGPADKTRGQLSALRMELATRLGLRNPSEFAPLWVIDFPLLEFDEESGRYHAMHHPFTSPKPEDMHLLETNPGKVRANAYDMVLNGNEIGGGSIRIHDKATQQLMFKYLGFTEDEAKAQFGFLMDAFQFGAPPHGGLAFGLDRLVAILGGQETIRDFIAFPKNNSGRDVMIDAPSNIDELQLKELHIKLNTTI; encoded by the coding sequence ATGTACAGAAGTCATAATTGCGGCGAATTGAACGCCTCACATATCAATACAGAAGTTACACTTGCCGGTTGGGTTCAGAAATCCAGAGATAAAGGATTTATGAATTGGGTAGATTTACGCGACCGTTATGGAATTACACAATTGATTTTTGACGAAAGTCGTACTGTAAAAGAAGTTTTTGAAGCAGCCAAAACATTGGGTCGCGAATATGTGATTCAAGTAAAAGGAACCGTAATTGAGCGTGAAGCCAAAAACAAAAACATACCAACCGGAGAAATTGAAATTTTGGTTTTGGAACTGAACATTTTAAATTCGGCTTTAACCCCACCGTTTACTATTGAAGATGAAACTGATGGTGGTGAAGACATCCGGATGAAATACCGTTACTTGGATATTAGAAGAAATCCAGTAAAAAACAGTTTGCTTTTCCGTCACAAAGTAGCGATGGAAGTGCGTAAATACCTTTCGGATCTTGATTTTTGCGAAGTAGAAACACCTTATTTAATAAAATCTACTCCAGAAGGTGCAAGAGATTTTGTGGTTCCTTCCCGTATGAACGAAGGACAATTCTATGCTTTGCCACAATCACCTCAAACCTTCAAACAATTATTGATGGTTGGGGGAATGGATAAATATTTCCAAATCGTAAAATGTTTCCGTGACGAAGATTTGCGTGCAGACCGTCAGCCTGAGTTTACACAAATAGATTGCGAAATGGCTTTTGTGGAGCAAGAAGATATTTTGAATGTTTTTGAAGGATTGACACGCCATTTACTAAAAGAATTAAAAGGAATCGAAGTAGATAAATTTCCTCGTATCACTTATGATTATGCGATGAAAACCTATGGAAATGATAAACCGGACATCCGTTTCGGAATGGAATTTGGCGAATTGAACCAATTTGCACAGCACAAAGAATTTCCGGTTTTCAATGCAGCCGAATTGGTTGTTGGGATAGCCGTTCCAGGTGCAGGAAATTACACCCGTAAAGAAATAGATGCCCTAATTGACTGGGTAAAGCGCCCACAAGTAGGAGCCAGCGGAATGGTTTATGTAAAATGCAACGAAGATGGAACGTACAAATCATCAGTTGACAAATTCTACGATCAAGACGATTTAACCAATTGGGCAAAAACCACTGGGGCAAAGCCAGGCGATATGATTTTTGTTCTTTCTGGACCTGCTGATAAAACAAGAGGACAATTAAGTGCCTTACGTATGGAATTAGCCACACGCTTAGGACTAAGAAATCCATCAGAGTTCGCACCTCTATGGGTAATTGATTTCCCATTGCTAGAATTTGATGAAGAAAGCGGTCGTTACCACGCTATGCACCACCCATTTACCTCACCAAAGCCAGAAGACATGCATTTACTTGAAACCAATCCTGGAAAAGTACGCGCTAATGCCTACGACATGGTTTTGAATGGTAATGAAATTGGTGGAGGTTCTATTCGTATTCACGATAAAGCCACTCAACAATTGATGTTTAAATATTTAGGATTTACCGAGGACGAAGCCAAAGCACAATTTGGATTCTTGATGGATGCCTTCCAGTTTGGTGCACCACCACACGGAGGTTTGGCCTTTGGATTAGACAGATTAGTTGCCATTTTAGGAGGGCAAGAAACCATCCGTGATTTTATCGCTTTCCCAAAAAACAACTCAGGAAGAGACGTAATGATTGATGCCCCATCAAATATTGATGAATTACAATTAAAGGAATTACATATTAAATTAAACACAACAATATAA
- a CDS encoding NADH-quinone oxidoreductase subunit B yields the protein MSDSKINMVAPPEGVVGEGFFATKLDDVVGLARANSLWPLPFATSCCGIEFMATMASHYDLARFGSERVSFSPRQADMLMVMGTISKKMAPILRQVYEQMAEPRWVISVGACACSGGIFDTYSVLQGIDKVIPVDVYVPGCPPRPEQIVDGVMKLQELVKNESVRRRSSPEYQELLASYNIK from the coding sequence ATGAGCGATTCTAAAATAAATATGGTTGCCCCTCCAGAAGGTGTTGTTGGTGAAGGTTTCTTCGCAACAAAACTGGATGACGTAGTAGGTTTGGCTCGCGCCAATTCACTTTGGCCTTTACCGTTTGCCACATCATGTTGCGGTATCGAATTTATGGCAACAATGGCTTCTCATTATGACTTAGCCCGTTTTGGATCTGAAAGAGTAAGTTTTTCTCCTCGTCAGGCGGATATGCTAATGGTTATGGGAACTATCTCTAAAAAAATGGCTCCAATATTACGTCAAGTATACGAACAAATGGCCGAACCACGCTGGGTAATATCAGTTGGTGCTTGTGCTTGTTCTGGCGGAATATTTGACACTTACTCAGTACTTCAAGGTATAGACAAAGTAATTCCAGTTGATGTTTATGTTCCAGGATGTCCTCCAAGACCAGAACAAATTGTAGACGGCGTAATGAAACTACAGGAATTGGTAAAAAATGAATCTGTAAGAAGAAGAAGCTCCCCAGAATATCAAGAATTATTAGCCTCTTATAATATCAAATAA
- a CDS encoding cold-shock protein — MRTGTVKFFNESKGYGFITDEETGKDIFVHASGISAEELREGDRVSYEEEEGRKGKVAAKVAVL, encoded by the coding sequence ATGCGTACAGGTACAGTTAAATTTTTCAATGAATCAAAAGGTTACGGATTCATTACAGACGAAGAAACAGGAAAAGACATTTTTGTTCATGCATCAGGAATCAGCGCGGAAGAATTACGTGAAGGTGACAGAGTTAGCTATGAAGAAGAAGAAGGAAGAAAAGGAAAAGTAGCTGCTAAAGTAGCAGTACTTTAA
- a CDS encoding NADH-quinone oxidoreductase subunit A: MQSDQLNYIPILMQFILAVGFVVSMIIISGKLGPKRSSETKDKNFECGIESVGNARIPFSVKYFLVAILFVLFDVEVIFLYPWAVNFKDLGMEGMIKMIIFMLLLLVGFFYIIKKKALEWE, from the coding sequence ATGCAATCAGACCAATTAAATTATATTCCTATTTTAATGCAGTTTATACTCGCTGTAGGATTTGTTGTAAGTATGATTATAATTTCTGGAAAATTAGGACCAAAAAGGTCTTCAGAAACTAAAGATAAAAACTTCGAGTGTGGTATTGAATCAGTTGGAAACGCAAGGATTCCTTTCTCTGTAAAGTATTTCTTAGTAGCCATCCTGTTTGTTCTTTTTGATGTCGAAGTAATATTTCTATACCCTTGGGCCGTGAATTTCAAGGACTTAGGAATGGAAGGAATGATAAAAATGATTATCTTTATGCTATTACTTTTGGTGGGTTTTTTCTATATCATCAAAAAGAAAGCGTTAGAGTGGGAATAA